DNA from Hypanus sabinus isolate sHypSab1 chromosome 16, sHypSab1.hap1, whole genome shotgun sequence:
CAATTCCCCTTCCCAGTGAAAAGATCACTTAATTACTTAATTTTACCTTTATAGGAAAGGTTATCTGATTATATTTCTTAATGCTTTGCCACCTATTTCTCAATCAGAAGAACACTAGCAAAGTGAAATTCTCAGAAGTCCCATTTAACTGGTCTTCTACCAGCCTCTGCTGAGATCCAAACAGAAACAGAATTGTCTCCATCCAGAATTTTTAATCCTATtcatatttttttattattgtaagTTTTCAAATGATGTATATTTTCCCAATGCTGGTTTGGATACTATAATGCCATAAGTAGAATCAAAGTTCTGAAATTAGACATTAATTACCACTGGTGCATCATTGTTTTCTCACTGTTTATTTGTAGGTAAGAAGATCCCTAGAAAATGCCTGAGCAGAGTAATGACTACAATGTTGTAGTGTTTGGAGCCGGGGGCGTTGGAAAAAGCTCCCTGGTGCTACGTTTTGTCAAAGGGACCTTTCGAGAAACCTACATTCCCACCATTGAAGACACCTACAGGCAGGTGATCAGCTGTGATAAGAGCGTCTGTACCCTTCAGATCACTGATACCACAGGCTCACACCAGTTCCCAGCAATGCAGCGGCTCTCCATTTCCAGGGGACATGCGTTTATCCTGGTCTACTCCATCTGCAGCCGTCAGTCCCTGGAAGAGCTAAAACCCATCTACCAGCAAATCCTTCAGATCAAAGGCAATATCGAGAACATCCCGGTCATGTTGgtggggaacaaatgtgatgaaaCAGCCAAGGAGGTGGATAGCAAGGTAGGGGAGGCATTGGCTACGGAATGGAAGTGTGCATTCATGGAGACGTCTGCCAAGATGAACTACAACGTCAAAGAGCTTTTTCAGGAACTGCTTAATTTGGAAAAACGCAGATGCATGAGCCTGAATATTGATGGGAAGAAGTCCAAACAGCAGAAGAGAACAGAGAAATTAAAGGGGAAATGCAGCATCATGTAGACTGTACTCTGCAGTCAAATGGGCAGTTTTGCTTACTTCAATTAGACTATTAGGCAACCTGTACAGAAGAGTATCCATGCTACACCATCCCATATTGTATATTAATTCAGCACTCTGTCCTCTATAAGCTGACTAAAGCACTATAACTTGCCAGCGTCAAATTTTCTTTGTTACTCATATTGTATTTTCTAACTATTTAGAATTTAGGCAATAAAACAGATAAAAAACAAAGAACATAATTTCATCCAAGGCAAAATTTAatgacaaagcagatgagcttcaGCTAGCTTCCACTGGAATCACTCCCTCAAGGTCTTTAATAAGAGTTCCTTTGACTGTCCATTCTCCCAAGTATAGTTTGTAGTGTTATATGTAGGATGGGGATTACACGTATAATCCTTGTAGGTACAGTATGATTACATTATTTTGGTCTCTGTGCCTATAATCTGCCCTATCTCATAATGTAAGTTACTGAATGTATTAACTTTTTAAACTTAAGTAAAAGCACATTCTCTATAATCACAATAGATGTGTGGCCTGTGATATAAATAGCCATGAACATGTATTAAAACAATAACTCTTGAATAGTTATCACACTGTATTACAGATGCTCAGCTTTGAAAGTTTTCTACTATATTCTGCCTCATTTAATTAAATTATTAGTTACTATTCATTTGAAATATAATCATAGTATCTAGGAGATACCAGGATAAGGACGAACAATGATAAAAGAAGCACAATATTGGGTAAATGGGAACAAGCCAAGCAACATAAAAAAACCCGTGTCAAATATCTACCCAG
Protein-coding regions in this window:
- the LOC132405796 gene encoding GTP-binding protein Di-Ras2-like, which encodes MPEQSNDYNVVVFGAGGVGKSSLVLRFVKGTFRETYIPTIEDTYRQVISCDKSVCTLQITDTTGSHQFPAMQRLSISRGHAFILVYSICSRQSLEELKPIYQQILQIKGNIENIPVMLVGNKCDETAKEVDSKVGEALATEWKCAFMETSAKMNYNVKELFQELLNLEKRRCMSLNIDGKKSKQQKRTEKLKGKCSIM